One region of Trichosurus vulpecula isolate mTriVul1 chromosome 1, mTriVul1.pri, whole genome shotgun sequence genomic DNA includes:
- the LOC118828358 gene encoding LOW QUALITY PROTEIN: SH3KBP1-binding protein 1-like (The sequence of the model RefSeq protein was modified relative to this genomic sequence to represent the inferred CDS: inserted 5 bases in 4 codons), translating into MAAAVSVGIPGRGGARLGLEPAGEVIHLNVGGKRFSTSRQMLTWIPDSFFSSLLSGRISTLKDETGAIFIDRDPTVFALILNFLRTKELDPRGVNGSVLLHEAQFYGITPLVWRLQLREELDRSSCGNVLFNGYLPPPVFPAKRGSXHSLAGPQLSGGRPAPVRRSHTMPPKLGNAGLLGRLLEDKAPPPPTSGTPDESLVRLVCGHHNWISVAYTQFLVCYRLKETSGWQLVFSSLRLDWPIEPLALTARVPGGALGEHDKMVAAAAGSEILLWALQXNGSEIGVFQLDVPVESLFFVGNQLIATSSTGRIGVWNAVTKHWQVQEVQPXDAAGSFLMLSCNNGAIYYLDVQKFPLRMKDNDLLVSKLYWDPAQDGVTALSVYLTPKTSDSSNWLEIAYGTSSGGXRVVVQHPETVGSGPQLFQTFTVPRSPVIKIMLSEKHLISVCADNNHVRMWSVTCFRGIISTQPGSTPLASFKILALEVADSHVGCSAGNDIGPYGERDDQQVFIQKVVPNSSQLFVRLSSAGQRVCSVHSVDGCPATAFTDYECEGSRRLGSQPRRYLLTGQANGSLAMWDLTTAMNRLGQAPAGGLTEEELLEQLEQCELAPPGPTVWSLAPRPSPRASICSFQSEASVDSNLSHQGSPGPPQPEARRQGPGSFVERCQELAWSGPDSRRPPTPAPQPHPGSGGPLLHPKAPLSETSF; encoded by the exons ATGGCGGCAGCAGTCTCGGTGGGGATTCCAGGCCGTGGGGGAGCCAGGTTGGGGCTGGAGCCTGCCGGGGAGGTCATCCACCTGAACGTGGGGGGCAAAAGGTTCAGCACCTCCCGCCAGATGCTCACCTGGATCCCCGACTCCTTCTTCTCCAGCCTCCTGAGCGGGAGGATTTCCACCCTGAAGGATGAGACTGGAGCAATCTTTATCGACAGGGACCCCACGGTCTTTGCCCTCATCCTCAACTTCCTGCGCACCAAGGAGCTGGACCCCAGGGGTGTCAACGGCTCCGTTCTCCTGCATGAAGCCCAGTTCTACGGGATCACCCCTCTGGTCTGGCGTTTGCAGCTCCGGGAGGAACTGGACCGGTCATCCTGCGGGAATGTCCTTTTCAACGGATACTTGCCCCCACCAGTGTTTCCGGCCAAGCGGGGAA CGCACAGCCTCGCAGGTCCCCAGCTGTCAGGCGGCCGGCCAGCCCCTGTGCGCCGCAGCCACACCATGCCTCCCAAGTTGGGTAACGCAGGGCTGCTGGGAAGGTTGCTGGAAGAcaaggcaccccccccccccacctcagggACTCCGGATGAGTCCCTGGTGCGGCTGGTCTGCGGTCACCACAACTGGATTTCCGTGGCCTACACACAGTTTCTGGTGTGCTACAGGCTGAAGGAGACATCAGGCTGGCAGCTGGTGTTCTCAAGCCTGAGGCTGGACTGGCCCATTGAGCCTCTGGCACTGACTGCCCGTGTCCCCGGTGGTGCCCTGGGCGAGCATGACAAGATGGTGGCTGCCGCTGCTGGCAGTGAGATCCTGCTCTGGGCCCTGC ACAATGGCAGTGAGATCGGCGTGTTCCAGCTGGATGTTCCCGTTGAGTCTCTGTTCTTCGTGGGAAACCAACTCATTGCTACCAGCTCCACAGGCCGCATCGGGGTCTGGAATGCCGTCACCAAGCATTGGCAGGTCCAGGAGGTCCAGCC CGATGCCGCCGGCTCCTTCCTGATGCTCAGCTGTAATAACGGAGCCATCTACTACTTAGATGTGCAGAAATTCCCCCTCAGGATGAAGGACAATGACCTGCTAGTGAGTAAACTGTACTGGGATCCGGCCCAGGATGGAGTCACTGCCCTCAGTGTCTATCTCACACCTAAGACCAGTGATAGCAGTAACTGGCTGGAGATAGCCTATGGCACCAGCTCTGGCG TCCGCGTGGTTGTGCAGCACCCAGAGACCGTGGGCTCAGGGCCCCAGCTTTTCCAGACTTTCACTGTGCCCCGCAGTCCTGTTATCAAGATTATGTTGTCTGAGAAGCACCTCATCTCTGTCTGTGCTGATAACAATCACGTGCGGATGTGGTCAGTGACCTGTTTTCGGGGTATCATCTCCACCCAGCCAGGCTCTACCCCTCTGGCCTCCTTCAAAATCCTGGCACTGGAGGTGGCCGACAGCCACGTGGGCTGCAGTGCTGGCAACGACATTGGCCCATACGGGGAGAGGGATGACCAGCAGGTTTTCATCCAGAAGGTGGTGCCTAACTCCAGCCAACTCTTTGTACGACTATCATCTGCTGGCCAGCGGGTGTGCTCCGTGCATTCCGTGGACGGCTGTCCCGCAACGGCCTTCACAGACTACGAGTGTGAGGGTTCCCGGAGGCTGGGCTCACAGCCCCGACGCTACCTCCTCACTGGCCAAGCCAACGGCAGCCTCGCCATGTGGGACCTTACCACAGCCATGAACCGGCTGGGCCAGGCTCCAGCGGGAGGTCTGACTGAGGAGGAGCTGTTGGAGCAGCTGGAACAGTGTGAGCTGGCTCCTCCTGGGCCGACAGTGTGGAGCCTGGCCCCTAGACCCTCACCCCGGGCTTCCATCTGCAGCTTCCAATCAGAGGCTAGCGTAGACTCCAATCTGAGTCATCAGGGGAGCCCAGGCCCCCCACAACCGGAGGCCCGGAGACAGGGGCCTGGTAGCTTTGTGGAACGGTGTCAGGAGCTAGCCTGGAGTGGGCCAGACTCCCGGCGGCCCCCCACACCAGCCCCCCAGCCTCATCCTGGCTCTGGGGGTCCTCTGTTACACCCAAAGGCTCCACTCAGCGAGACATCCTTCTGA